The proteins below are encoded in one region of Geminocystis sp. M7585_C2015_104:
- a CDS encoding ketol-acid reductoisomerase (catalyzes the formation of (R)-2,3-dihydroxy-3-methylbutanoate from (S)-2-hydroxy-2-methyl-3-oxobutanoate in valine and isoleucine biosynthesis) yields the protein CALIRAGFDTLVEAGYQPELAYFECLHEVKLIVDLIVEGGLANMRNSISNTAEYGDYTRGPRIITEKTREEMKKILEEIQSGGFAREYILENQAGKPVFTAMRRRESELLIEKVGRELRAMFSWLKK from the coding sequence ATGTGCCCTTATCAGGGCGGGTTTTGATACCCTAGTGGAGGCGGGATATCAACCGGAATTGGCCTACTTTGAGTGTCTCCACGAGGTAAAACTCATTGTGGACCTAATTGTAGAAGGCGGGTTAGCCAATATGCGTAATAGTATCTCAAACACGGCAGAATACGGAGACTACACAAGAGGGCCAAGGATTATAACAGAAAAGACAAGGGAAGAGATGAAAAAAATCCTGGAAGAAATCCAGTCAGGGGGGTTTGCCAGGGAATATATTCTAGAAAATCAGGCAGGCAAGCCAGTATTCACAGCTATGCGGCGAAGAGAGTCAGAGTTGCTGATTGAGAAGGTAGGAAGGGAATTAAGGGCAATGTTTAGCTGGTTGAAGAAATAA
- the radC gene encoding DNA repair protein RadC: MAYNLRIADLPPNERPRERLLELGAKSLSTAELIAILLGTGQGKGELSAVGLAQYLLNQLGQNKREPLSALREITAVELMGIKGIGPAKAATILAGVELGKRIFQFRPPCKAVIDSPSAAAAAFSYDLMWQSQERFAVLLLDTKNALIGTHVITIGTATETLIHPRELFREAIKQSATSVIIAHNHPSGNLEPSLEDLNLTVKLLECASIVGIPILDHLIIGNGEYRSLRQTSNLWDGYDF, from the coding sequence ATGGCGTACAATCTAAGAATAGCAGACTTGCCCCCCAACGAGCGGCCAAGGGAGAGGTTGTTGGAACTAGGGGCCAAAAGTCTGTCCACGGCTGAATTAATAGCCATTCTCCTAGGCACAGGTCAAGGGAAGGGGGAATTGTCTGCTGTAGGATTGGCCCAATATCTCCTCAACCAACTGGGGCAAAATAAAAGGGAGCCCCTGTCTGCATTACGGGAAATTACAGCAGTAGAACTAATGGGGATAAAGGGAATTGGGCCAGCCAAGGCAGCTACTATTCTAGCAGGGGTAGAATTAGGGAAGAGGATTTTTCAATTTCGTCCTCCCTGTAAGGCAGTGATTGATAGTCCCAGTGCCGCCGCGGCTGCCTTCAGTTATGATTTAATGTGGCAGTCTCAGGAGCGTTTTGCGGTATTGCTTTTAGACACGAAAAACGCCCTGATTGGCACTCATGTTATCACCATAGGGACAGCCACAGAGACACTGATTCATCCCAGGGAGTTATTTAGGGAGGCCATAAAACAGTCGGCTACTAGTGTCATTATCGCCCACAATCACCCTTCTGGTAATTTGGAACCATCTCTGGAAGACTTGAATCTGACGGTGAAATTGTTAGAATGTGCCTCCATAGTGGGGATTCCTATTTTAGATCACCTAATTATAGGCAATGGTGAATACCGTAGCCTCCGCCAAACCTCTAATCTTTGGGATGGCTATGATTTTTGA